CACATTGTTAAGGAACAATCTTCTGCATTTACTTATTACAGCCAGGCTGCTCTAAGTCCTTGCCACTGTCTCAcactccgcccccccccccccccatttaaaAATTGACCCCTTACTTTGTCATAAATCACTTTTATAATGAGAGAGCAGCTAGGACACGTTGCCACGTCTTCCCCATTCTCCAAATCTTCCTATAACGAAATCAAACAACTTTTGGTCAGCACAGTCTTCCCTTCGCTATCTCCTCCCCATCAAACCTCTCCCACCTCTATGTGGCTTGCCTCCCTGCAAGGTGGGTGCGAGCCCAAAGAGCCTTCCCCCTCACTTAAGGGAAACACCCAGGAAGGTCAGGAGAAGTTCCGTTACCTCAAAACCCCTGGGAAACAAAAACGATTCCTCTCTTCCAAAGAAGTATCCCGGGAAGAGACCCTTAAGGGAGACCGGGGAGTAAAAAAACCGGCTCTCCTTGAGACACCCACTCCCGGACTAAACTGAAGGCCAGAATGATGTGCCCGCTGAGAGTTCAGGGAGAGGGATGGGTTTGGAAACAGGGAACAGAGAACATGGGTGACTCAGGGCCGCAAGGATGACTGAAAGCAAATGCGCTAGGAACAGAGCACAGCGAAAACGCGCCTACTCTAGTGAGTCCCCGCGCGGGTCCCTGAAGTTACCTTGGTGATGGAAAAGTTATCCCCACATGGACAGGGGTAGAAATACGTTTCGGAGTCTTCATCATATTGGAAGTCCTCGATCTCCACCTCGTCGTGAAACACTGCCATGGGGTCGTTGGGGCCGGCAGAGGGCAGATGCCCCAGCCGTCTGACAACGCCTCTGTTGGTCTAACTTCCCGAACGCCGGCTGGGACCCCGCGCCGTCACCACGCACAGGGGCAGGAACTACCGCTTCCGGCGCATAGACAATGACGCGACTCCGGCCTTGGCCGCCAAATGGGTGACCGGGTCCCGGTCACCATGGAGATGATTGAGTTACAGGTAGAGACACTGGAAAGATGGCGCTTCCTGCTCAGCAGTGTCGCGCAGCCCTACTCCCATTGGACAGCAGCCACCAATAGAATGCAAGGCTCGCTCGTGCTGCCATTACGTCACCCCGTGGACCTCGGAGGCTCCACGGCGGAGGCGTGGAATTTGGAGCTGGGCTATAAAGTCGGTGTCCGGGGCGGCTGTAGTGTGCAGCTCGTCGCTGACTTCAGGGTCTCAAACGGTCCGCTGAGGGCTGCAGCTTTCACCCACCTGGCCCTCAGGAAGAGGAGGGCGTCGCTTTGGTTCCAGACGGCGGTAGGAGCAGCTCAGCGTGCTCTCTACCCCTCACGGGCGACAGACAACCAGCTCTCTGGAATTTCGCTTCAGCTAGTGACCTTGAGCCCAGGGCGAAGCCCAACTTATATCTCCTGGCGCAGGTACATACTCGCCTCTTCCTTCACCCCAGACATCTTCAAATATCCCGttttgtgttgctgagaagaCCAAGATCTGGAAGGCAGGGACTGAATTCTAGTTATATATTTGCCAGGCATATAACATCATTAACTACTATGATATGTAGTAACAGTAACattattgttgttattcttaTTATTGGTAGTTATGTGCCAGATATTGAGCAAAGTATAATTCTCCCACTAAACCTGGgggtttaaattttcattttattaatctttaaacTGAGGTACAGAGTGGGCATCTTGACTAACCTCACTTACCTAGGAAATAATGAAGAGCCTGGCCATCTCCAAAGCCCAGGAACAGACTACTAATGCGAACCCCAGTTTCTTTGTAAAAGGAACGTTGTGGATACGTAAGATTATCAGTAGGAGGCCTGCGTATATCCTGAAGCTGAATGACAAAAAAAAGGGGTTTGTCTTTGAAAATAGTGCTAGTACCTGTTTTGGTACCACCCCCTCACAATGGGGTACTACTCCATTACTAGGCGGTTATTCACATACCAATAGAAAAGGAATGCAGTGTTGAAAAAGCACTGTTGAAAACCAGAAGATCGTGACTTAGAATCTGACTCGATTGCAAATGAGCTCTGGTTGGAGATTTACATTCTTCAGGCCCATTTCTCTTCAAGAAAACATTGGGCTAGAGATGATTCCAAGATCCCTTTCACTAGCATTCTTCTTTTACTTGGAAATCGAGTCTCACTTGGTTTGGCAATCAAATAAAACTTCACATTTTCATAACACATACTTAATACATCCTTATGCTTATGTACTTACACTCAAGTGTTTCCATGAAGTTATCAATTTTATGCACACTGGATAAGCTCTGCTTGGATTTTAGCccttgtattttactttttgtttgtggtactaaagatagaacccagggcctcatacctgATAGGCAAGCCCTCTCATGCTGAgttttatccccagcccttaattttgaGGTATGGTCTGTGGAAGTTGCCCACACTGGTTTTGAATTttagatcttcctgcttcagtctcctgagtagctgggattacagttgtgtgtcTTCAAGCTCTTTTAAAGCTTGAAAACATGAAGGCAGAGAAGTCTTTGGGAGAAAATTCCAGAAGGACACTAATGGAGTTGGTAGACAGTCATTTCAGAGGTTCCACAAACAATTTTTGCTAAATTGGAGATCTACCCAGCAATTAGGTAACATTTAAAACTTGTTGAGGGTTAACTGGAGATTCAGGTGTGTCTGGAGAAATCCCATTAAAGCCCACACAGCTGTGTGATTGCTCTTGGGATCACTTAGACACAAATACTTCCCAGATAGTCTTTTGGAGATAGGCGGAAGTGTTCCATTGATTACAGAACTTTCTTTAATTCTTACATGAGCCACTTTTGAATATACCGAAATGAATGCAAGTCATGTTTTGGTTTATAGGAAGCATAAATTGGAAGgttcatttataattatatattatttatatatatatatatatatatatataattttttttttctttggtgctagaaattgaacctagggccatGTGCAAGTTAAGCACATGCTGTTTTACTGAGCTAGAATTACAGTCCTTGTAGGccttttggaaagcagtttggactTATTCAAAACAGTTtgctgccaggcatggtggcatatgcctgtaatcccagctgcttgggaagctgaggcaggaggatcgagagttcaaagccagccttggcaacttagcaaggctctaagcaacttagtgagagatcctgtgtctaaatataaaaaaggggctgatgtggctcagtagttaagtacccttgggtttaatccccactacccccccccaaaaaaaaggaaaaaaacccaccCAAAACATACCAGTTTTCTGGAGCATCTTAAAATCTTAGGTTAAAATCCTAAAAGTTACAGGGGATGTCAGGTAGTTTCTCTTTGTAATTTTATAACTTTAAGAATTAtctaaaatggaaaaaagcaACACACCACTTATTGGTCGTTgacatgtgccaggcactgtacaaATCTTTTGTAGGCATTATGTTGTTAAAACAACCCATTGAGGTATAGGTATCATTAACATTGGGAAACCTGATGGTTAAGGCAAATTAGTGAGTTGCAGTGAGCCATGGTGACAACTCACATCTTTCTGATCCTAGAATTTAGGCTCTTAATTAACTGCAATGCCATTTATGATGTGATGGTGTTTCAAGCAGGGTAGTTGAAACAAACATTGATTTGGTTATGCTGATTCCTCTGAGACCTAGTGTTGGAGATGGAGGGGATTATTCTAGGCCTTCCATTACTGCTTTTATCTTACCACCTGTTGTTCATCCCCTTTGGCCACAGGTGGTTCCTCTTGTGGTTCTGACCAGTTTGAGCTTGACTGTGAACAAAGAGAAACCATAGTGAAGCACATGATGtatgttcattttttgttttgtttatttacccAGTGTAGTTAAAGAAAACATTGCCGTGActattgatttttacatttattcctAAAAAGGAATAGACACATTTTGTAAATACACATTTTTGAACCCTGAGAGAGTGACAGAAGCAGATTTGCTTGTTGCTATGGTCATTTGAGATCACAAGTTTATCTTTTACCATAAATGTTAACATTGTTTATATGGAAAGTAACAGTGACCAAAATTCTTAGTATAATATCAGATTTAGAACTGGGTCATAACTGTGTAACAAACTGTATTTGATGACTGCTGTTATGTATCAGGCCAGGGGGAGTTGTTTATTGGCACTATCAAATCACTACTTCTGTAGGTCATTTGGCAAAGAGAAGGgggtttttaagtttttaaggaTTTTGTATTAACACTCTTGCTTACCGAGTACTTCAcaggtgttattttatttattcatttcatcaATCCAGTGAAGCAATGTGGGTGTTGTTAAAATGGTAAAAGATGCTTTGCCCCAAATTGGAAAAGGGCAAGAAGGAGTCAAATTTGAGCCTAGTTCCACTGATTCAAAGTCAGGCACACTCCTCATACCACTTGTATACCACTGAGTTTTCCTTACCAACCCTGGAGTCCCATTGCTTCCTCTGTGACATCTAGGTTTCTGAATTGACAAGTGCCAGATTGGTCTTCAAATTTACCCCATTGCAGGGGATTCATGGTCTTTGAGGCATTCTTGTTGCATTTGCTGCTGTCATATCTCATCCAATTTATCAGCAAGTTGTAGGGctctaatttcaaaataatttcatgtgAATCTATTTCTGCCATCTCTGTAGCTCTTATCCTTTCATaatgccccctccccctgcccagcattggagattgaacccaagggcacccTACGActaagctacatcttcagccctttttatttttgattttgaaacaaggtctcactaacttgcccatGCTGGGCAACTATTTAATTTAATCTGGAAGGAACAGATTAAATTTAAGATTTGAGACAAATTACAGTGATTTCAGTTCAACAAATACACTCAGTTCATTCAACAATTCCAGGGATGCCAGGCACTATTTGTCATGTCATCTCCTTGGACATGGAGTAGGtatatcagttttaaaataaaaaaaaaaaaaattataatttttctgttttagaaatagttacaaattttgaacttgtgatcctcctgccttagcctcctgagtgcctgggattacaggagtgcgccaccacACCTACACCTAGTTCCTACCGTACTTTTAGACTGGAACCTCCTAACTATATTTTCTGCTTTCCACTTTTGCCCTTGGATAATCCATTCTTCACACAGCAACCTGggtaatcatttaaaaatggatcATGTCCTCCTGATTTATTCAAACTTTTCAGTTGCTTCCTAGTGACTTGGGGTAAAGTCCATTTGCCATGGCCTACTGTGATTTGGGTCTCAATTACTTGCTCAACTTTCTTTCATTCTCATGTGGATTATTAAATTTTAGCCTAAAATGTTAACTATACTGCTCTCTGGTGTCACTGACCTTGGTTCCTTTAACATGCTAGACTTTTCCCTTGTTTTTGCCTTTGTTCTTGCTTATCCCTGTGGCAGAATGCTCTGCCCTTAACATCTGCTTAGTTGCCTCTTAATTGTTCTGGTTTCAGCTCAAGTGTGATCACTTCAGAGAGGCCTACCCTGATATTCCCCCACTTACCTACTCCATCTCCAAGGAGATGACATGACAAATAGTGCCTGGCATCCCTGGAATTGTTGAATGAACTGAGTGTATTTGTTGAACTGAAATCACTGTAATTGTCTCAAATCTTAAATTTAACCTGTTCCTTCCAGTAATTTGTTTTAGTACTTCGTTATGGATATCAGTTTTATCATTTatgataatttttctgttttagaaatagTTACAAATTTTTGGTATAGTTTGTGAGGATATACACATCTATGGAATATTCATTATATAGTTTTGGAAATTACTTAATATATGTTGATCTCCTTTGATTAAACCCTTTGGATATGTGAGTAAAATCCTTGGACAGGTAAAAgtgggtaatttttttaaataccttattCTAAAGACTGGCATTAAAAACTTATAAAGgcactttgaatattttttaaaaatgcactttaTTTACCAGTAGGTGGCATTCTTGGTCATGATGATGATtacagaattttagaattttaagagaatagcttttaaaaattaaaatttgcttcCAGTTGAGAAGTAGTCTATTCAAACAGCATAGTCACTAAGATGTATTCTATCGTAAAGACAATTTATTTTAGCAGTAGCTGTCTAAAACAGcagaacaatattttatatttaactgtATAGCAGTTAAATTTAATTGGAGAACCTGATCTCAAGTGACATCTAACTGTCATTTTAGCCTGTGACTGTGGTTGTACTTTTTTCAGTATGGTAGGATCTCAAACTGAGCAGAACCATAAGAGGAACCACCAGTGGCCAGACAGGGCAGGTGGCCAACAGATGGCAGGATGAAAACAGTATAGGGTATGGTACAGTTGGGTGGGTATCCTAAGTTAAGGAGGTGGGTATCTAAGCAGGAGGATGAACAAGAGAagcaataagataaaaaaaaagaagtagaaccATGAGGGGGAAGAATTGAGAATGGCCTTGCTGTGAGGTCATGCCTCTGATTACAATGAGCCTTTCCTTTCACAACTGATACTTACTAGGTCTTTTTCTCAGTTTCCTAAATCATTGTTTTTACGTGTTGTCCTTGTCCCTGTTATCACAGGAACTTGGTGAGAATGTCAGTATAAGGAAAAACTTTCCATGGTCCAGCCAGTGTACATCCAGAGATGTCAGTGTAATACCAGTGGCAGACTGTGTCAGTCAGTGAACCAGCCATATCCTGAATGACTCCTAAAATCTCATGGACTTCTAAAGTAAGTTTCACCTTCTTTTGGTGATGAAAAATCATTTTTGGTTTAGCACATTTAAAGGAGAGAAACTACATTTAGTAATATTGCATGAGGTGAAAAAGGCCTTatgctttttttccatttactagAAAAAAGTAGCCCATGGCATGTTTATTTGTAATCAAGCTGCATCATACAATGGCAAGAAGAGTTTTTATCTAAAGACTAGTTACGAAGCAttgggctttttaaaatttttttttagttggaagatggacataatatttttatttttatgtggtgctgaggattgaacccagtgcctcacacattgcaaggcaagtgctgtaccactgagtgaGCTCCAGCCCAGAGAGTAGACTGACAACTGTATTTGACCTGATGAGCACCATCcaattctttaatatttcttgccAGAAATTAGTGCAAGAGAAAGACAAATTTACTGAggttctcaaatatttaaaaaccaaaacatatAAGAATACTTTTCAGAATATCCCAAACTAGAAAATATCCAAAAAGGCTACTAATAGAGTAAACAAATTTTGCAGCTTGTGTCTGCATACATGTTCTCTTTTGATCTCCCAAATCGGCCACATGCTGCATGATTCTGTCTTCAGAGGACTATATATATGACCATATCTTCCATTCTGTAAGATTATAATGCTGAAAATTTCCTGTTGCCTTATGGCATTGAAGCCTTTGTAACATCTCAGAACAGCATGTTACTCATGCTTGTGATGATGCTAgtgtaaacaaacctactgtgctgtcgcttatataaaagtatagcaTGTATAATTATGTACTGCTGCTTGTCAATTGAcgtttattttattatatgcagtgctgagaattgaacccagtgcctcatacatgctaggcaagtgttgtactgctgagccacaaccctagctcttgtATTGCTACTTGTAAAGTTTACTATAAAGCAATATGCTGTGTTATGCTGGCAGCAGCCTTTTATCTCATGGTTACTGCATTTCTTGATTGCATTAAGAGGCCATGTTGAGTAACCTATGCTGTGTAGGTTTGTGTAAGTTCTATATGATGTTTGTATAATGACAATATCATCTGATGAAGCAgttctcagaatgtatccccaTTATTAAGTGATGCATGACTGTTTTGTTAGCATCAAGAATTACATACTTACATGCTGTACAGTTACACTGAATCGGTTCTGAATGATTGCAAAAATTGTCAGGTAAAGTCAGGCCCTTTGCTAACTGAACAACTCATAACTGTACCAACAGATTGAAACTCTTTTTCACTGTTTCTTTAAATAGTCTGATTTTTCcccaatttttcttaaaataattttaaacttcattcttttgtttgcCCAGGAAGTACCATGGCCTGtgctgctttcttgatttctggGTTGTTGCGAGGCTATGTGGGAGCAGTCTGCACTCGGGCTGCTGCTTCGAAGTTGACATCCAGCACTTCTCGCCCCCTTACTTTCACGAGGTGAGTCATTAAGCCTTCAGAGCTGCTGAGGGTTGCGTGAAGCATATCAGACTCCAGAAAGAGGCAGCATCTTGGCTTAAATATGCCTATCATTAATAGATCATTAAACTTCTGACCATTTTATAGGATCCATAATATGTTGTATTTTGGATAACTGTGATATTACaggggaaaataatttattatttttatgaggatAATACTTAATAacctaattttactttttattaaagcATAATGAAATCCAAAAGGAAAACTGATCACTTGGAGAGAACTGCAAGTGTCGTTCGCCGGGAGGTCTGTATCTTTTGGGCATGACAGGTTTTTCTGGTTGGACAGTTTGTGCATGGTTATGACAGGCTTATGGGGAAGGcaagtttgttatttttcttaaaatttctaaggatatatgataaataatttgaaaagatgaCAAAAGTCTTCAATTTTTCCTTTAAGCTTGAAATGAATGGGTTAATTTTTGAAGGCTGGAGTATGGCAGCATTAAGGGAAATATCCTCACAGGTTTGATGTTTAGAGTTACTTTAGAGATAGAACTACTTAGAGAGTCTATATTTTATGAATaccttatcatttcttttttcttttttttttttttggacaccgTGTCTCCAAATCCTTGTTCATCCATACTTTAGAACCACACTTCCTATTTCATCAAGGGAGAAAGCATTAACATCTGAGAAAGGAAGGTGTACAGTTTTTCCACCATATTCAGACTATAGAGAGTTAATCTGCCACCTGAAGGGGTGTCAAGGGCTGAGAACTAAAGGATCCTCACCCTTTACCTCAGTGAGTaactattttcatttaaaaacataaatgggaTATTTGATTTTGCGCTTTTGagtgtttttcatatattcagaTACGTTTAGCTTAGTATTAGGAGTCtgtttaaactattaaaaataaaaagctttttttaCACTTCTACGAATGTGATCATAAATTGTATTGGCTtagtagttttagtgttaatagAAGGAGATTCTGTAATGTTTAGGCCCtactttaaattaatttaattctgCTTTCAGAAAATTGCTTTGGGATGGACTGAGGGTAATGTTTGTTCATTCAGCTTCatggtgttgttttgttttttgaaaactgGTTGAGAGGCTTGGACTGTGCTCTTACCTGTCAGTTTTGAGGTAGATAAATTAGAGAAGTGTTGCCAAACTTTTTAAGGATCAGATggcaaatattttaggctttatggTCTGTATTGTTTCATTTACAACTACTAGCACTAATTCTCATGTGAATTAAGAACAAGTTGACAAAGTTTGACTATACTATATTGGATAACATAAAATCGCAAGTACAACAACTACCAAACTATCTTTATAATGTGAAAATATCCGTGATATGTACACAATTTGGTGTGACAGTTCTAATAAAACATGATTTCCCAAACAAAGTTGTCCTATATGTAATGGTTGCCAGTCCCTGAATTAGAGTAgtcattttagaattttataggACAAAATTATTGGGACTTTGGGGTAGGGGTGATTTTGGAAGTTTAGGACAAAGAAAATTCATGTAAATTCTAATAGTTTGATTGAAAAGTTGAAAATTTTGGTGCTCAGATATCAGAAAATTATAGGATTAAAATTCTAATCAAGTAATTACTTTAGAGAAAGGATTTTTCCAATGGCAGTTcctcttctcttttgtttctaaTTTCCATTCTTCTAAATAGACTGAGAATTGGGAGATGAGAGGAATTGAGGAAAAGCTAGGTCCACCTCCTCAAGACATTCCTAGCCAGAGAGCAGGGCATGGTTTTGGACTTCTTGATATGAACAGACCTTGGGTTGTAACAGAGCTTGCCTTTAATGCAGTTGTACTGCACAAAACTCCCACAGGTCCATATGCTCTTCACCTCAAGCTCACGAGGTAGCCTAAGGATAGGAAGCCATccacattttacagaagaggaaacctTGCTCAGGAGATGTCTTACAGCTTCTCCCAGGGCCAAAGGAAAGCTCCAGCATAGAATTTCTAGGCCAGAGGATCCTGTTTTCACTCTGGGAGTAACTAAAGATTGGAGCAGTCATTTGCTAAGAAATATTCTTTCAGCATTGGACATTGTGTTCCCTATGGAAAATCTGGGGAATTACAATTTATGATATTAGTGCTTCTTACTTTGGACTCTAAATGTAACCAGTCTGAAGTCATGTTGATATAGAAAGCTGGACTCTGAATTGAAGGACATTTGATTGTATTgaagttcacattttttttttccccttacaaaCCAAAGAATAAGCAGTCTGGGTAACGTTAGAAATGTAAAGAAGATATATAAGagtagaaatataagaaataagtaGAAATATAAGAGTAGATTATAAGAGtagaaatattgtaaatattgtaAGAATTGTTCAGGTAAGGCTAACATTTTACTAGAGGAGTCACTGTATTTGGCGACTGCAGAGTATTGGCCACTGAGTAAGGTGTATGCTATTATCAATTTGGGAGAGTTTagcaatgaaaacaatttttaaacttCTTATGCATTTGTTTGGAAATATGCCAGATACTGAGCTAGGGGCCAGGCATTGAAAATGATACAGATCCCTGTGCTCATATTTTAGTGGTGCTTTGGTCTGAAGAAATGACTTTATGCACCTAATTGATTttggaaaaaacaattttattgcaACCATCAGTTTGCTTTTAGAAGCCCTTTTCATATTCTACAAAGCCTTAGTGTATTGTTGCCTTTTGATTTTCAAAGCATTTAATTATATAGTAGGTTGATACTTGGCTTGTCACAACCACCTTGACAGGTGTAGGGGTCTTTACTCCTGTTTCACAGGTGAGGGAATTAAGACTCAGCTATTTAGATAGGATTATCCTGTTTTCTAATTTGTCTGATATAGTATTGGTTTATGCCTTTTATTCCTAGAGTAATTATTAGTAGTACTGCCTTTTACTCTCAGAATTGTCCCATCTTAAATTGTATTGTTGGCCTGAGTTTAAAGAACTTCTTCAAGGAAGTGGAGAACCCGGCTCTTGAACTCAGATCTTTGTTAATCAAATCAgctcttaaaacaaaaaagtgggGCAGAGTTTTGTTGAGCAGCATGTTACTGGGCGTAAGAAAAGGGAGAGTTACTGAGGTACGGTGAATAGTCAGTAAAGCCAAAGGGCCAGGTTCCTGGGGTGGAGGCTTTTGAGGATCCTATGGTTCCCAGTGCTGGTCTTCCAGTGCTTGACTTGTGGTTTTGCTCAAGTGGGGGTTTGAGTGGGAGGGGTTGCCTAGTAGGAGAATGGATTATGTCCTGACCTTAACCTTTACAATTTTCTGCTCATCATCACTCacgtattttgaggagattctaTGGTCCTCTGTGAAGAAGGGGCACATctctttaatactttttttctgtagttttataCCTAATTTGCTTTGATTATCAGAGCTTGATGGTCAAAGAACCTTTTGAAGATTAACTAGCTGGGACAAGCAGTGCTTGGTACTCCTAGCCTCACCACAGTGTCCTCAGTGACAAAGCAGAGGGTGGTAGAGAGGGACCTTGGGCACCTAGCATCTAAAGTAGTTGTAGGATCTGTAGGCAGGCTGGGCCATAAGCTCTTGTGAACTCCCAGGGAAGGATAGACAGTCTGGCCCTCTGGCAGCTGGCCTGTGGCTCTTAGTAGTGTACAGGTCACTGAGTTGGAGCCCACAAAGGAAATAGAGGCTCCTTGGGGAAAGGCATAGCTTAGTAGCTCTGTAACCACATTATCTTACACAGTGCTGACATGCTATAGACACTCAATACTTGTTTCATTGGGTAGAATAAGCAAGCATTAATCCCACTGTAGCTGATTACCTGTACTGCCTGATGAGCCACTTTCTGAAGCAGGAATGGTGGTAATATTCATCTTGAGATGAACTGATAGTGCTTATATAGTCTATCGTTCTTTACAAATAGAAGCTATGGAAAGCAAAATTTGCCTGAACTACTGCTGCTTATGTCCCCAAACTGGGTAGTCTCTAAAATGTTGTGGCAGTGCTTTTCACTGACACATTTTTGTTCAGTAAATGAAGCAAATTTAAGAGGTAAAACTCTTTTCCCTAAGGGGCCTAATcaagtaaaatgaatttttattttaaattcagccAACATGTATTGAGTGCCTGACATATGCCCAGCACTGTTCAGGGTACTAGGGTTATAATAGTGCATGAGGCAGCCAAGGTCCTTGCTGTTAGAGGAGCTTTGTTGTGGTGTGAATACCCCAAAGAATGTCACGTGATATACActatgaaggaaataaaacaggATTATGGGAGGCAATAGTGGCCCAGAGCAGAGTTACCATTTTAAATCTGTGCTTAACATTTGAGCTGAGacttgaagaaggaaaagagCCAGCCATGTGCATAGCATTCCTGGCAGATGCCACAGTTTTGAGGCAGGAATAAGCTAGGCAAGTTCAGAGCAGAGTAAGTATATGAGAGGATAAGAGGTAGACAGGACCTACCTACAGATCACTGTGGGCTTGGATAGGGACTTGGGATTTTATTCTGAGCACAGTGGAAGGTGTTAAGCgagaaagaattttatttcattgtaaaaGAGTAATTTATTAGCTTGGTCGAGTGTTGGGTTTTTGTTGGGCTTTGACGCCAGGATGGAAGCTATTGACATAATCTCAGGAGAgatgctggtggtggtggtggtggtaggttGGAGAGCAGGAGAGGTACAACCAGTGGGATTCACACAGGGGGTGGGTGGCTGTTAGAGAAGGAGAAACCAAGGTGATTTCTAGGTTTTGGGATTTGAATAATCTGGGGAGATAATGTGACGATGGTGGCAAATATTCACATAATGGAGAACAACATGTTTGGAGAAGGGAAGGAGC
This genomic interval from Marmota flaviventris isolate mMarFla1 chromosome 1, mMarFla1.hap1, whole genome shotgun sequence contains the following:
- the Dph3 gene encoding diphthamide biosynthesis protein 3 isoform X2, whose product is MAVFHDEVEIEDFQYDEDSETYFYPCPCGDNFSITKEDLENGEDVATCPSCSLIIKVIYDKVGQKAGKKISKSTVTKGAAQGAFINKFYNSPKGGTISWRQVALATGGGGESALKEMDP
- the Dph3 gene encoding diphthamide biosynthesis protein 3 isoform X5, which produces MAVFHDEVEIEDFQYDEDSETYFYPCPCGDNFSITKEDLENGEDVATCPSCSLIIKVIYDKRPYGKPDLLEEPGKC
- the Dph3 gene encoding diphthamide biosynthesis protein 3 isoform X6; this translates as MAVFHDEVEIEDFQYDEDSETYFYPCPCGDNFSITKDQFMCGETVPAPSSNKELVKC
- the Dph3 gene encoding diphthamide biosynthesis protein 3 isoform X4; this encodes MAVFHDEVEIEDFQYDEDSETYFYPCPCGDNFSITKEDLENGEDVATCPSCSLIIKVIYDKDQFMCGETVPAPSSNKELVKC